The bacterium sequence TTGGCCTCGGTCGTTGAGGCGGATGCGAGTTTTTCAAGATTGGTTTTCACTTTAGCGTTATCGCGTTTTTTTCGTAATGCGGCGATTTTCTGTTTCTGAATACCTTCCATTTTCGTATCAATCGTCATGATATCCGGATGACTTTCGCGATGGGAAACAAAATCATTTACGCCGACGATCATACGCTCCTTTTTTTCAATCGAGCGCTGGTATTGATACGCGGCGGAAGCGATCTCGTTCTGAAAAAAACCGGATTCGATCGCATGAATCGCGCCGCCCATGTCGTCGATCTTCCCGATGTAATCAAAAACTTTTTTCTCGATTTCATCCGTCAGCATTTCCACATAATAACTTCCGGCCATGGGATCGACGGTGTCCGCCGCGCCGCTCTCGTTTGCCACGATCTGCTGTGTGCGCAATGCAATCTCCGCCGAAGCTTCCGTCGGAAGCGCGAGCGCTTCGTCGAATCCGTTGGTATGTAAGCTCTGCGTTCCGCCGAGCGCCGCCGCGAGCGCCTGTATCGTGACGCGGGAAATATTATTATACGGCTGCTGCGCCGTCAGCGTGGACCCGCCGGTTTGGGTGTGAAATCGCAGCGTCATGCTTTTCGGGTTTTTGGCGTGAAACCGTTCTTTCATGATCTTTGCCCAGATACGGCGCGATGCGCGGTATTTTGCGATCTCTTCAAAAAAATTGTTGTGCGCATTAAAGAAAAAGCTGAGGCGGGATGCGAATTGATCCACATCGAGGCCGGAATCCAGCGCCGCCTGCACATACGCGATCGCATTGGAAAACGTAAATGCCAGTTCCTGCACCGCAGTTGAACCGGCTTCGCGGATATGATAACCGCTGATCGAGATCATATTCCATTTTGGTAATTCTTTCGTGCAATATTTGAAAATATCCGTGATGAGACGCATGGAATGCTTCGGCGGATAGATGTACGTCCCGCGCGCGATATATTCTTTCAGGACGTCATTTTGGATCGTGCCGGATAACTTTCGAATATCGGCGCCTTGCTTTTTCGCAACGGCGATGTATAAACATAACAAAATCGCCGCGGTAGAATTAATCGTCATGGACGTGCTGATCTTATCGAGCGGAATGCCGTCGAATAACACTTCCATATCT is a genomic window containing:
- a CDS encoding methylmalonyl-CoA mutase yields the protein MGEQKKEQERKKEFQTDSGIEIPRYLKNYPFDYDSQLGDPGHYPYTRGVQETMYRGRFWTMRQYAGFGNAEESNKRYKYLLSQGTMGLSVAFDLPTQIGYDCDHTLADGEVGKVGVSVSSLEDMEVLFDGIPLDKISTSMTINSTAAILLCLYIAVAKKQGADIRKLSGTIQNDVLKEYIARGTYIYPPKHSMRLITDIFKYCTKELPKWNMISISGYHIREAGSTAVQELAFTFSNAIAYVQAALDSGLDVDQFASRLSFFFNAHNNFFEEIAKYRASRRIWAKIMKERFHAKNPKSMTLRFHTQTGGSTLTAQQPYNNISRVTIQALAAALGGTQSLHTNGFDEALALPTEASAEIALRTQQIVANESGAADTVDPMAGSYYVEMLTDEIEKKVFDYIGKIDDMGGAIHAIESGFFQNEIASAAYQYQRSIEKKERMIVGVNDFVSHRESHPDIMTIDTKMEGIQKQKIAALRKKRDNAKVKTNLEKLASASTTEANLLPIILDCVESYATLGEIADVMRKVFGEYQAG